The genomic interval TCCGTGGCAATGCGTCCCTGGGCCGTGCGTTGCAGATAGCCTTCCTGAATCAGGTAGGGCTCATAAACCTCTTCGATGGTGTCGGCTTCCTCTCCGACAGAAACCGACATGGAATTGATACCTACCGGGCCGCCACCGAATTTTTCAATAATACAGGAGAGAATGCGTTTATCCATCTCCTCCAGACCGTCGCCGTCGATGTCGAGCAGATTCAACGCCTGATCGGCAAGATCGGCCGTGATGATATTGTCGGCTTTCACCTGTGCATAGTCACGTGCGCGCCGCAGCAGGTTGTTGGCAATACGCGGGGTACCGCGCGAGCGCGACGCAATTTCCATGGCTCCGCCGTCTTCAATCTCCACGCCCAGAATGTGAGCTGAACGTTTCACAATTTTGCAAAGGGTGATGGCATCGTAATAGTCGAGACGGTTGACGAGCCCGAAGCGCGAGCGCATCGGAGCTGAAAGCATGCCGCTGCGGGTGGTTGCACCGATCAGCGTGAACGGTTCAATATTCAGTCGGACGGATCGGGCATTGGGGCCCTGATCAATCACGATATCGATCACGAAATCTTCCATAGCGGAATAAAGATATTCCTCAACCGCGCGCTGCATGCGGTGGATTTCATCAATGAACAATACATCGCCGCGCTCCAGACTGGTCAGCAGGCCGGCGAGATCGGAAGGTTTATCGATGACAGGTCCGGAGGTGCATTTGATATTGACGTCCATCGCTTCGGCAAGAATGTAGGACAACGTGGTTTTTCCAAGGCCCGGAGGGCCTGAAAGCAGTACATGGTCGAGGACATCATTGCGCTGGCGGGCCGCCTGCACAAAAAGTTCGAGCCGTTCGCGGATTTTATCCTGTCCTGTGAAGTCTTCAAAGCGCGAGGGCCGAAGCTTCTGTTCAAATTCCTGATCCGGTGTGATGATTTCGTTATTCATAAGCGGAAGCATTCAGCCATAGAAACACACGGATTGTCACGGAATACCCGATAAAATTAGGGCTTTTCCGTGGGCTCCGCGACTATCTGGTCAGGGCGAGGCGGATGATCTCTTCAACGGTGGTATCGGGTTTGATCTTTTTGGCGACGGCTTTGATCATTTTAGCGGCGTCGTCGGGTTTCTGACCGAGCGCGGTAAGGGCGAGCGCGGCATCGTGCATACGGTTATCGCCACCGGTTGTTGCGGCCGGAGTGAAGGCGTCCAGTTGATCACCGGCATCAAATTTATCGCGCAGCTCCACAACAATGCGCTCTGCGGTCTTTTTGCCAATCCCTGAAATAGAGGAGATCATTTTGATATCGCCGTTGATCAGGGCATTCTTCAGTTCACGCACCGGAAGTCCGGACAGTGCCGAGATTGCAAGTTTGGGACCTACCCCGCTGATGGTCAGGAGTTTCAGGAACATGTCACGCTCATCCTCGGTGCAGAATCCGAAAAGCCGCTGATCGGCATCTGTAATATGGTGGTGTATCAGAATGCGGCAGGTTTCGCCTTCCAGGGGGAGGCTGTCATAGCTGCTGAGCGGAATAAATACTTCGTAACCGACTCCGGAAACATTCATGACCACACGGCCAAGCTGTTTAGTATCAAGTTTGCCTTCAAGAAACGTAATCATAAAGGGAATGTTGCCGGAATCCAGAGGTGAAATACAGCCCTTTCAACATTCCTTTCAATTTTTCCGGACGAACCGCCGGGCTGCCTGTGTTGTGGTGGGAGCAGGTCAGGTCCGACGTTTCCTTCCCGCTGGTCAGGTAAACGTCCGCTACACCGGGGCCGCTTTGGGGAAGAAATGCCGTTGGTGTAGGGGACGCTTACCCGTAAGGAAAGCGTCGGGAGTTTGAAAGACAACCGCCGGGAGATGAAGTTGAGCGGGTTGATTCGACGTTTCCTTCCCGTTGGTCAGGTAAACGTCCGCTACACCGGGGCCGCTTTTGGGGAAGAAATGCCGTTGGTGTAGAGGACGCTTACCTGTAAGGGACACGCAGTGAGTCTGAAAGACAACCGCCGGGTGCTGAGGTTGAGCGGGTCTGTTCGACGTTTCCTTCCCGTTGGTCAGGTAAACGTCCGCTACACCGGGCCGCTTTTGGGAAAGAGGTGCCGTTGGTGTAGGGGACGCTTACCCGTAAGGGACACGCAGTGAGTCTGAAGGACAACCGCCGGGTGCTGAGGTTGAGCGGGTCTGTTCGACATTTCCTTCCCGTTGGTCAGGTAAACGTCCGCTACACCGGGGCCGCTTTTGGGAAAGAAGTGCCGTTGGTGTAGAGGACGCTTACCCGTAAGGGACACGCAGTGAGTCTGAAGGACAACCGTCGGGAGTCTGAAAGATGACCGTCGGAGCACCGGAGTGAATATTGGTTTTTATATTTTTGTTACGTTGCTTTTCAGCAGGAAAGCTATATCTTCGCGCCTCATTTTGCATTTTGGAGAAACCCATGGAAATCAGGAATATAGCAATTATTGCGCACGTCGACCACGGCAAGACGACGCTGGTGGATGAAATTATCAAACAGGCGGAGCTGTTCCGCGAAAACGAGGAGATGCAGGACTGTCTGCTCGACAGCAATGATCTGGAGCGTGAGCGTGGTATTACGATTCTTTCCAAAAACATCAGCGTCAACTATAAGGGCGTGAAGATTAATGTGATCGATACCCCCGGTCATAGTGATTTCGGCGGGCAGGTGGAGCGCGTGCTGAATCTGGCTGACGGTGTGCTGCTGTTGGTTGACTCTGCCGAAGGGCCGATGCCTCAGACGCGCTTTGTGCTGGATAAAGCTTTGGAATTGAACCTCAAGCCGGTGGTGATTATCAATAAAATCGACAAGCCGGATGCGCGTCCGGATATTGTGCATGATCTTGTTTTCGATCTGTTCTGCGAGCTGGATGCCAACGATGAACAGCTCGATTTTCCGATGCTTTACTGTTCCGGTAAAGACGGCTGGGCCGACACCGTACTTGACGGGCCGCGTGATTCGATGCTGCCGCTGATGGATGCGGTGCTGGAACATATTCCTGCACCTAAAAAGGTTGAAGGCCCCGTGCAGATGCAGGTGACGTCCATTGATTATAATGATTACGTCGGCCGTATCGGTGTCGGCCGTGTGTATCGCGGTACGCTCAATACCAAACAGCCGTTGATGCATATTCGTCGGGACGGGAAGCAGGAGCAGACCCGGATTAAGCAGCTGTTTACGTTTGAGGGGCTTGGACGCAATGAAGTGGAGGAGGTGCCCTGCGGGGATCTCTGTGCGGTGGTGGGAATTCCCGACATTGATATCGGGGACTGTATCACAGATTTTGAAACCCCGGAGACGCTGCCGCCGATTCATATTGATGAGCCGACACTGTCGATGACTTTCAGCGTGAACGATTCTCCTTTTTACGGACAGGATGGTCAGTTTGTCACCAGCCGTCATCTACGGGAACGTCTGCTGAAGGAGACGGAGCGCGATGTGGCGCTGCGGGTGGAGGAGACTGGTGGTGATTCGTTCCGGGTCAGCGGTCGTGGGGTGCTGCATCTTTCGATTCTGATAGAAACCATGCGCCGTGAAGGGTTTGAAATGTCGGTGGCGCAGCCGCAGGTCATTTTCAAAGAGAAACATGGTAAAAAAGAAGAGCCGATCGAATTGCTTCATGTTGATGTTCCGGATGAATATGCCGGTAAAATCATTGAAGTCGCCGGAACCCGTAAGGGAGAAATGGTGGACATGGAACAGCACGGTCTGCGCAAGACCATCCGGTTTCATATTCCCACCCGCGGCCTGATCGGTCTACGTTCCAAAATGCTGACGGCTTCCGCCGGCGAGGCCATTGTGACGCACCGGTTTCTGCATTACGAACCGTACAAAGGTGAAATCCAGCAGCGTCAGAACGGTGTACTGATATCGCAGGGCAAGGGGCCCGCCGTTCCGTTCGCGATCGATGGTCTTCAGCAGCGCGGCATCTTTTTCATCAATCCCGGAGAAGAGTGTTATGAGGGAATGATCGTCGCTGAACACTGTCTCGACAATGATCTGGTTGTGAACCTGCAGAAAGCCAAGCAGCTCACTAACGTTCGTGCATCCGGTACAGACCGTGCCATGAAAATTGCTCCGGCACAGGTGAAGAGTCTGGAAGAGGCGCTCGAATATATCAATGAAACGGAACTGGTCGAAATTACGCCGAATCATATCCGGATGCGGAAAAAACTTCTGCTTGAGCATGAGCGTAAAAAAGCGTCCCGTCAGAAATCCAGTTAATCCTCCGACCTTGGAAATCCCGCACGCTGTCTTCGCCCTTTCCAGCGCAGGCAGAGTGCCGGGGATGGAAGCAGAGGGATAAAGATTGATTTCTTTTATGTGCAGTCTAGAGTTTCTTTATGCCAGCAAGGTACGGAGAAAATACGATGGAAAAAAGATTGTATGTAGGGAACCTGAATTATACCTCCACCGAAGAGGAGATCGAAAATCTGTTCAAACAGGCCGGTGAAGTTGAATCCTGCCATCTGATGCTCGATAAATTCACCAGTCGTTCACGGGGATTTGCATTTGTTGAAATGGCTTCAGCTGAAGAGGCGGACAACGCCGTTAAGCTGTTTAACAACAAGGATTTTCAGGGCCGTCCGTTGCGGGTGAATATTGCCCGTCCGCGCGAAGAACGCCCTCCGCGCCGCGACCAGAACGTCCGGCGTTCCGAACGCTGATTATGTTTGGACAGGATTAACAAGAAGAGCAGGATCCTGAAAATCCTGTTAATCCTGTCTGAATTTTACCCGCAGGTGATGCCGGACCACAGAATCCACGGTCCGCCGCAACCGGCTTCAACCCCTTCTTTATGGTATTTTCCGCATCCGCCCCATTTGTTAATGGGTTCCCCGCCGGCTTCATTCGTTGGGTCCTCTTCCGCGATGACACTTTTAGCAATGATGGAATCCAGCAGTCGCGGAACGGGGTCGGACAGTTCAATATGCCCGCCCTGCGGACCGAGAAAGAGCCGGCCGGTCCGTTTGCCGTTTTTTATTTCTTCGAGGTATTCCGTTCCGGCAGTGAGGCCCATCCCTTTGGGATCCTCCATTCCCCGGCTGCATGTTCGGCTATGAAACCGTCTCCACACAATTCGATGAGTTCATCGAGTGTTTTATCGCCGGCCGTGAAGTAGGTGTTGGTCTGGCGCGGCATCAGTGGGCGTTTCCAGCTTTCGCGTTTGCCGTTTGACTGCCGCGGCGCCGGTCCGTTGATATCGCCGACGATGGATGACATCAGGTCATTCATCGGCGATGAAAGTTCACCTTTATCCAGAATAACCTGGGGCCGGACAATGAACCCTTCATCGTCAAAAAAGTGAGTGCCGTTGACCCCGTAGGGTATCGTCCCCATAGCAAAGACGCCGGCATTGTTGATGATGGTCGCCTGTTCGTTACCGACTTTGACCCCTTTTTTTCTCAGACCTGGCGCACAGCTGCGTCCAAGGCGGCAGGTATCGCCCTCCTGTGTATGGCCGAAGGCTTCGTGGGCAATGACTCCGGTCACATCCGGGCCGGTAATAATGCGGTAGCGTCCGGGTTTGATGTGTTCGGCATGTTCCACTTTGTCGGCGGTTTCCACCAGCTTGGCGATCAGTGTATCAGTAATGGTTGCGCCGACTTCGGCACCGGTCATCCCGCCGATAATATCGCGCACATTTTTACCCGACGGTGTAATTGCATAAATATAGTAGAGGCTGGAAAAGAGCGACTGTGACATCATGCGGGTGCGGTCGACAAACAGGCGGCTTTTAACTTTGCGGCGGATCATACAGCCGGCCGATGCCAGTTTGTCGCCGCCTTTTTCCATGATGGCTTCTTTGATCACTTTGGAACGCGCGGCGGTTTCGGCCCGGTTCATCGATTCGGAAATGGACGGATCGTAGGTGCTGCCGAAATGCACGGGGGTATCAGCCTCGGGCAGTTTGCCGTTGATCAGTATCTGTTCGCGGACCGGTTCCGCAAACTGATTGATCGGTTCATCGGTCCAGGTCGGCGGTGTGTAGACGGACGGATTTTCCAGCGACTGGAAATAATCGAGCGCTTCGGAGCGCAGCGTCACTGCTGCGGAAAGAAGAGCGGTTTCATCAAAGTGGTTGGTGGCATATTCAAAGTTGCGCTGTCCGGCAAGGATGCGCAGAACCAGCCCGCGGTCCATCGTCAGCCCGCTTGCTTCGGTCTGGCTGACGTGACTCTGGAACTGGTCGAGATCCTCCAGGCAGGCGAAGGCATAGATTTTATCTTCAACGCCCTGTTCCATCGTTTTAACGAGTTTTCCAAGGAGTGGAAAAAAGGAACGGAGTTCGTCGGATAGGGGATAATATTTTTTCATGTTGATAGACCTCGTTTAGTTGCCGGCAATGGATACGCCTTTGGTGATAAGCATCGCATCGGGACCTTTATATCCGAGCGGCGGGGCATAGCTGCTTTTCGGAACGTTAACGGTGCCGATGCTGGCCGACAGACGGCAATCGGTGAAATTGTCTTTCAGGTTGCCGGAAACAACGCCGCCTTTCACCAGCGTAACCGTTCCGTCGGCCGCGACGTGTTTGCCGAGTTTGATCTCGGAGCTCCAGGTCAGCTTCTGCGCATCGATCAGCAGAGAGGAAAATTTAATGATCTGTGTGTATTCCAGTCCCTGGATATTTTTCGTGTCGAGGGTACCCGGCTCCACGACAAGGTTGCCGCTCAGGCCGTTGGGTTCGAGGCCGAGATACTGACCGAAGCGGTTGCCGATGATCCGGTTTTTTACGGTGTTGTTTTCAATCAGCGTTCCGCCCGGGCCGGCAGACCGTCAATGGCGTAAGCCGAAGAGAGTACCATGCAGGGAATCGTCGGATCGAGGCTGAGATGCAGCGGATCGCCGTCACCTCCACCGAAGGTATCTCCAATGTTGAGAAATGGGATCTTGATGTATTCGTTTTGGCAGTTGAGCTGACTGAGCAGAGCATCGAGCATTTGCGAAAGAGCATCTTTTTCAATCAGGATCGTGGCGTTATCCTGCGTATTCGGTTCGGCGCTGTCGCCCAGCGTGGCCACCTGCAGGGCACATTCATTAATGAAGTTTTTGACGTTCAGGTCGGCGACGGTTACCGATGTGGTGTGTTCGTGCACTTCTTTGTCGTTTTCCTGTCCGGCCTTTTCCATGGCGGCTTCGAGGTAGAGCTCGCTCAGTTCGGTTTCGTAGGCGAGGCCTTCCGAGTTGGTCCGGGCGCTGATGGAATAGTTGACGAAGAGCTCGGCGGAATTAAGGGCACAGCCTTCGGTTTCCGCAAAGGCGGAGCTGAACTTCTTTTCGATTTCGGCGGCGACCTCTTCAGGATGATCGCGCACATTCGGATCGCAGGTTTCAACCCTGGCCGGTTCTTCAGCCGGCGGTTTGGCGAGGGTCCATTTTTTGTTCTGGCTGCAGGCTGCCAGCGATACGGCATTGTCGATCTGTTCCGTGACGGGAAGATAGGTGACCAGGTCAATCATGGACGTGCCGACCAGGCCCTCTTTTTCCGATGGCGTGTAGACCGAAAGTTTATAGTCTTCGCCCTCAACCCGCCGGCTCTGGTGACAGTGCAGCGTGGCGCCATCGGGTGAAGAATAGAGCCGTTGCAGACTGCGTGACTCCGTGGCGTTCAGGCTCCAGCCGGTCAGTGTGCCGGTCTTTACGGCTGCATTCAGGGCATCAGTGACTTCATTGATAAATTTCTGGTTCATAAATCCTCAGTGTTTCGTTGAATAGCGCAGAGGATAAATGAATGGAGGAAAAGTTCCGCAATTAATTGTGTAAAAAAATGGAGTTGAGCGGGTCTGTTCGACGTTTCCTTCCCGCTGGTCAGGTAAACGTCCGCTACACCGGGGAGCTTTTTGATGAAGTGTTGTTGGTGTAGAGAACGCTTACCCGTAAGGAAAGCGTCGGGAGTCTGAAGGACAACCGTCGGGTGCTGAAGCGGAGCGGGTTGATTCGACGTTTCCTTCCCGTCGGTCAGGTAAACGTCCGCTACACCGGGGGAGCTTTTTGATGAAGTGTTGTTGGTGTAGAGAACGCTTACCCGGAGGGACACGCAGTGAGTCTGAAGGACAACCGTCGGGAGTCTGTAAGACAGCCGCCGGGGAAGGTCATTTTTTTACGCACAGGGCAGGCGGGATGGCGAAGAGACCGAGCAGGGCGGTGATTTTATAGGTGAGCAACAGGCCGCAGTGGTCGGCCGCAAAGCCGACTAGCATGGCGATGGCGGAGCCGGCGGCAAAATTCATGGTCATAAAAAGGCCGTTGGCGAGCGAGGGGCGGTCGGAGTTAAGATCGTGGATCATGGCCATGAAGACCGGTGTGCTGGCAAAAAAGAGCAGGCCCATCAGGATCAGCAGAAGCCAGAGGACGATTCCGCCGGAGAGGGTGAAGAGATACATCAGTGCCGGGGAAATCAGCATAATGCCGAGCAGAACTTTTCTGCGGCCGATTCGGTCGGAGAGGCTTCCTGCACCGAGAGCACCGAGTGCGGCGGCGAGTTCGAGTACGGCCAGCGCGATGGCTGCGGTTTTCAGCGAATGGCCGTGATCGACCATATAGGAGGGGAGAAAGAGGGCGAGTGCTGATTTGGAGAAGCCACGAAAAAACATAATCGGCAGGATGGTGCTGAACAGCGGGGTCATGCCCCGGAAGGATTTTAAAAGCGGTTCTTTGGCGGGGGTACTGAAATGGAGAAGGTCTTCTTTGCGGATGGTGCGCAGGTTGAGGAAAAGGAGCAGCGATGCTATCAGGCCGACGGGAATAAGCCGCCAGATGCCTTCGAGTCCCCACCAGGAGACCGCAGCGGTGACGAGGAGTGGTCCGACGGTACGGGCCAGTTCTCCACCGAACATGAAAAAGCTCATGCCGCGTCCGACTTTATCGCCGGATACACGCCGCATCAGTACGGGAGCGGTGACGTGATAAACCGCGGCGGTGATTCCGCTGACCAGCATCAGCACGGCCAGCATGATGATTGACGGAGCCAGACCGATCAGGCTCATGGAGACAACCGCAACCACCGGACAGAGAATAATGCCGGAGCGAATCAGTATCCGGTCGGCAATGATGCCGAAGAGCGGATTGAAGAGGGCGGGGATGCGTTGCACCACGGAGAGTGCTCCGGCAAGGGCATAAGTGAACCCCAGCTTTTCACTCAGCAACGGAAGCAACGGTGCAAAAAATGAGGTATAGGTGTCGTGCAGCAGATGGGTTGCGGCAATGGAACTGACATGGCCGCTTTGAAAACGTTTTTCGGCCGGGCTCATTGGCCGAGAAAAATTTCGGGTTCGCGCCGTTCGGAAAAATGGTCGTTCAGTTTCTGCGCGGTCGCCCTGATGGGTTCAAGGGTCAGACTGCGGGCATCTTCCGGACAGAAGCGCAGGCAGGCCATGCACCAGATGCAGTTGTCAGGGTCGGCTTCGGCCACAGAATTTTTGATCGACATCCCCTGCGTAGGGCAGAGTTCAACACATTTGCCGCAGGCGGTGCAGCGTTCCGGATCGACCGATGTGGCGGATCCGGTCAGGTTTTTCTCCGGTTTATAGGGTCGGTTTCCTGGTACGGTTTCGAGTTCTGCGGTTCCGATCTGTCGGCCAAAGGCTTCCGCCTTCTCGAGGTCGGCGGCATCGGGCCGGCCTTTGGAAAGCGGAAGCTGCGAAGTTGAAAAAGAATGTTCGCCCAGGAACGTGCCGGCGGCAACCGGACGGAATCCCTGTTTACGGCAGAGATCGTAAAGCTCAATCAACGCATCGTCATAATGACGGTTGCCATAAACCACAACGGGAACCGCCGCTGCGCTGTTTCCTTTGATGGAAAGAAAGCGTTGTACTGCCAGTTGCGGCAACCGGCCCGCGTAGACCGGCATACCGATCAGAACGAGGTCGTTTTTTCTGAAAACGGGAAGTATTTCCGGGGATCGGCAGGTGAGGTCGGTTTCACTTTGTACGGTGCCGTTGGTACCGCACGCGATGGCTTTCAGGGTTTGGCGGGTGGTCGTTGTAGGGGAGAAATAGATCAGGTGTATTTTATTGTGCATTTTTCAGTCCTCAAAATATTCGATAACGGGTTGTGAGCATATGCTTAATATGCGTACAGGCAAGCCCGTGTTTTTAAAAATTGTAAGGTCCGGTTTTATTGGGGCAGGAAATGGGGAGCGGAGTGTTGCCTGGTTCGACGTTTCCTTCCCGTTGGTCAGGTAAACGTCCGCTACACCGGGAAGCTTTTTGATGAAGTGTTGTTGGTGTAGAGGACGCTTACCCGAAGGGAAGCGTCGGGAGTCTGAAGGACAACCGTCGGGAGTTGAAGCAGAGCGGGTTTGTTCGACGTTTCCCTCCCGTTGATCAGGTAAACGCCCGCTACACCGGAAAGCTTTTTGATGAAGTGTTGTTGGTGTAGAGGACGCTTACCCGAAGGGAAGCGTCGGGAGTTTGAAAACAACCGTCGCGAGTTGAAGCTGAGCGGGTTTGTTCGACGTTTCCCTCCCGCTGGTCAGGTAAACGTCCGCTACACCGGGAAGCTTTTGAAGAGGAAATACCGGAGGTGTAGAGGACGCTTACCCGTAAGGAAAGCGTCGGGAGTCTGAAGGACAACCGTCGGGAGTTGAAGTTGAGCGGGTCTGTTCGACGTTTCCTTCCCGCTGGTCAGGTAAACGTCCGCTACACCGGGGCGCTTTTGAAGAGGAAATGCCGTTGGTGTAGAGGACGCTTACCCGTAAGGAAAGCGTCGGGAGTCTGAAGGACAACCGTCGGGAGATGAAGTTGAGCGGGTCTGTTCGACGTTTCCTTCCTGCTGGTCAGGTAAACGTCCGCTACACCGGGGCGCTTTTGAAGAGGAAATGCCGTTGGTGTAGAGGACGCTTACCCGTAAGGAAAGCGTCGGGAGTCTGAAGGACAACCGTCGGGAGTTGAAGCTGAGCGGGTCTGTTCGACGTTTCCTTCCTGCTGGTCAGGTAAACGTCCGCTACACCGGTTGTGTTGGTTGTAGAAACGTCCGCTACACCGGCGGCAGGAATATCAGACCGTAACGACGGCTTTTCCGACGGTGCGGCCGGATTCGAGCTGGCGGTGGGCATCCTGCAGTTTATCGAACGGGAAGGTCACGGAGATATGCGGTTTCAGCGTTCCGTCTTTCAGCATACCGGCTAGCGTATTCATCTGATCGCCATTGGATTGAACCAGGATAAACTCAATGTTGATGTTCCGGGCTGCTGCTTCCTGAACTGCTGCTTCGGGGAAATCCGGGGCGGGCAGGGAAACCATACCGCCGCCGTCTTTGATCACCTTTACCGATTTCGTGATGTTTTCTCCGCCCATGCCGTCGAGCACAAAGTCGATACCGGTCAGGACCTCTTCAAACTGCACTTCGCGGTAGTCGATATGTTCATCGGCACCCATGGCCATGCAGAAGTCGCGGTTTTTAGCTGATGATGTAGTGATAACATGCGCACCCATTTTTTTTGCCATCTGAATGGCAAAGTGGCCGACGCCGCCGGATCCGGCATGGATCAACACACGGTCATCCGCTTTAATACGGCCAGTCAACACCTGCAAAGCCGTGAGAGCCGCCAGTGTCGTTGCTGCAGCCTCTTCGAAAGAGCAGTTTGCCGGCATCTTGGCAAGGTGATCCGCCGGGGCGGCCACATATTCCGCATAAGCTTTTCCATGTCCTGGAAAATTCACCATGCCGAAGACCTTGTCACCAACTTTGAAGTCGGTGACGTCTGCTCCGGTTTCGGCGACGACGCCGGCGATATCCCAGCCGATAATGACCGGGCGATCTTCGGTCTGCATGATCATGTTGAGGACTTCTTCATGCGGTCGTACTTTCACGTCGACCGGGTTGATGCTGATGGCTTTGGTTTCCACCAGAACTTCATCGGCTTTGATTTCGGGTTTTTCAATGTCGGACAGGACGAGGTTTTCCACGCCGCCGGCTTCATGTAGTACGTATGCTTTCATGTCGGTTTCCTATTCGTTGAGTTGATGGTAGGGAATGAATGGGGGATGGGGCTAAATTTATACCGGTACAGTACCGGCTTATCCGTTGTTTATGATCCTGTGATTGGAGTCATGGTATTCACTGTAAACTCCTCGGTTGCACCTTCTGTTGCTGCAATAAAGGCCTGGAAGTGGTCCGAGTCCGCATGCCGCTGAAGCAGCTCCGGGGAATCCCAGTTTTCATACACCACAAAAAGTGTAGGGGTATCGTTGTCCTGATGTACGACATAGTCGATGCATCCTTCGTCGTTGGCTCGGGTCTGTTCCGCCAGTTTCAGCAGTTCGGATTTCACCCGGTCGACGGTGTTTTCCCTGGCTTTGATGGTTGCAATTACGGTCAGCATTTCTTTTCTCCTTGGTTTATAGATGAATTGCTGAATACACGGAGTATTCCGCGTATTCAGCGGGGTTATACAAAGCGCAGGATTTCGGCGGCTTTCATACGCGGGGTAGGGGGCGGTGTTTCATCCGGCCAGCCATAGACAATCAGTGCGGAAACCGTTTCGCCTTCCGGCAGATTCAGCAGTTTCGGCAGGGTTTCTTTGTCGATCACCCCGAAAATACAGGTGCCGACGCCTAATGCATGCGCCGCCAGACAGAAGGTCTGACAGGCGATACCGGCATCGAACGACTCCCAGGCCTCGGGGTCGGAGAGTTCAATGTCGAGTTTGGCGGGATCGATCCGTCCGCTTTTACCCTTCACATGACTCAGTACGCAGACGCCCGGTGCATTTGCCAGCGTTTTCATATTATAGGCAAATCCCTTAACGCCTTCGCCGGCAATCTGCTGAATCATTTCGGGATTATCCACCAGCGTGTAGCGTGCAATCTGGGTGTTGGCCCACGACGGCGCCCAGCGCGCAATATCGATGATTTCATGCATCGTTTCCCGGTCGACCGGATTTTCTTTGAATTTACGCACGCTCCGGCGTGTTTTAATCAGTTCAATAGCTTCCACGGTGAACTCCTTCTGTTTTTTTAATCAGTCCAGGATGGTAAAGATATCCGATTCCGGAAGGCGGGATTTCGGGAGGCCGGCGTTGAAATCGGAGTGTTTGCGGTAACCGAGCGATACGAGGGCGACGGGGCTGTATCCTTTTTCACTGAGGCCGAATTCCTCATCCAGAGCCGCTGCATCCAGCCCTTCCATCGGAACGGCATCCATGCCCAGCGCGGCGGCGCCGAGCAGCACTGTACCCATATTGAGATAGACCTGTTTTTCCATCCAGCTGCGGGTATCCTTAAGTTCATTCCGGTGGATATCTGCAAAGGTGATACGGGCCTGGTGCATCATGTCTTTGAACGAGGGCTCCGCAAAACGACCGTCCTTTTCCTCCTGTTCGAGCAGATGCTGCAGATAGGCATCATCCAGATCATTTTTCACACAGAACACAATGACATGCGAGGCATTCAGTACTTTCGGTTCATTGAACCGGAAGGCGTCCTGCGTGCCCCGGGCGACGCGGCGTTTGCCTTCCGGAGTATCGGCAATGATAAAGTGCCAGGGTTG from Verrucomicrobia bacterium S94 carries:
- the ruvB gene encoding Holliday junction branch migration DNA helicase RuvB, coding for MLPLMNNEIITPDQEFEQKLRPSRFEDFTGQDKIRERLELFVQAARQRNDVLDHVLLSGPPGLGKTTLSYILAEAMDVNIKCTSGPVIDKPSDLAGLLTSLERGDVLFIDEIHRMQRAVEEYLYSAMEDFVIDIVIDQGPNARSVRLNIEPFTLIGATTRSGMLSAPMRSRFGLVNRLDYYDAITLCKIVKRSAHILGVEIEDGGAMEIASRSRGTPRIANNLLRRARDYAQVKADNIITADLADQALNLLDIDGDGLEEMDKRILSCIIEKFGGGPVGINSMSVSVGEEADTIEEVYEPYLIQEGYLQRTAQGRIATDRAYAKFGLVPPSKD
- the ruvA gene encoding Holliday junction branch migration protein RuvA yields the protein MITFLEGKLDTKQLGRVVMNVSGVGYEVFIPLSSYDSLPLEGETCRILIHHHITDADQRLFGFCTEDERDMFLKLLTISGVGPKLAISALSGLPVRELKNALINGDIKMISSISGIGKKTAERIVVELRDKFDAGDQLDAFTPAATTGGDNRMHDAALALTALGQKPDDAAKMIKAVAKKIKPDTTVEEIIRLALTR
- the typA gene encoding translational GTPase TypA, translating into MEIRNIAIIAHVDHGKTTLVDEIIKQAELFRENEEMQDCLLDSNDLERERGITILSKNISVNYKGVKINVIDTPGHSDFGGQVERVLNLADGVLLLVDSAEGPMPQTRFVLDKALELNLKPVVIINKIDKPDARPDIVHDLVFDLFCELDANDEQLDFPMLYCSGKDGWADTVLDGPRDSMLPLMDAVLEHIPAPKKVEGPVQMQVTSIDYNDYVGRIGVGRVYRGTLNTKQPLMHIRRDGKQEQTRIKQLFTFEGLGRNEVEEVPCGDLCAVVGIPDIDIGDCITDFETPETLPPIHIDEPTLSMTFSVNDSPFYGQDGQFVTSRHLRERLLKETERDVALRVEETGGDSFRVSGRGVLHLSILIETMRREGFEMSVAQPQVIFKEKHGKKEEPIELLHVDVPDEYAGKIIEVAGTRKGEMVDMEQHGLRKTIRFHIPTRGLIGLRSKMLTASAGEAIVTHRFLHYEPYKGEIQQRQNGVLISQGKGPAVPFAIDGLQQRGIFFINPGEECYEGMIVAEHCLDNDLVVNLQKAKQLTNVRASGTDRAMKIAPAQVKSLEEALEYINETELVEITPNHIRMRKKLLLEHERKKASRQKSS
- a CDS encoding RNA-binding protein: MEKRLYVGNLNYTSTEEEIENLFKQAGEVESCHLMLDKFTSRSRGFAFVEMASAEEADNAVKLFNNKDFQGRPLRVNIARPREERPPRRDQNVRRSER
- a CDS encoding MFS transporter, translating into MSPAEKRFQSGHVSSIAATHLLHDTYTSFFAPLLPLLSEKLGFTYALAGALSVVQRIPALFNPLFGIIADRILIRSGIILCPVVAVVSMSLIGLAPSIIMLAVLMLVSGITAAVYHVTAPVLMRRVSGDKVGRGMSFFMFGGELARTVGPLLVTAAVSWWGLEGIWRLIPVGLIASLLLFLNLRTIRKEDLLHFSTPAKEPLLKSFRGMTPLFSTILPIMFFRGFSKSALALFLPSYMVDHGHSLKTAAIALAVLELAAALGALGAGSLSDRIGRRKVLLGIMLISPALMYLFTLSGGIVLWLLLILMGLLFFASTPVFMAMIHDLNSDRPSLANGLFMTMNFAAGSAIAMLVGFAADHCGLLLTYKITALLGLFAIPPALCVKK
- a CDS encoding 4Fe-4S dicluster domain-containing protein, with the protein product MHNKIHLIYFSPTTTTRQTLKAIACGTNGTVQSETDLTCRSPEILPVFRKNDLVLIGMPVYAGRLPQLAVQRFLSIKGNSAAAVPVVVYGNRHYDDALIELYDLCRKQGFRPVAAGTFLGEHSFSTSQLPLSKGRPDAADLEKAEAFGRQIGTAELETVPGNRPYKPEKNLTGSATSVDPERCTACGKCVELCPTQGMSIKNSVAEADPDNCIWCMACLRFCPEDARSLTLEPIRATAQKLNDHFSERREPEIFLGQ
- a CDS encoding NADP-dependent oxidoreductase gives rise to the protein MKAYVLHEAGGVENLVLSDIEKPEIKADEVLVETKAISINPVDVKVRPHEEVLNMIMQTEDRPVIIGWDIAGVVAETGADVTDFKVGDKVFGMVNFPGHGKAYAEYVAAPADHLAKMPANCSFEEAAATTLAALTALQVLTGRIKADDRVLIHAGSGGVGHFAIQMAKKMGAHVITTSSAKNRDFCMAMGADEHIDYREVQFEEVLTGIDFVLDGMGGENITKSVKVIKDGGGMVSLPAPDFPEAAVQEAAARNINIEFILVQSNGDQMNTLAGMLKDGTLKPHISVTFPFDKLQDAHRQLESGRTVGKAVVTV